In the Lysobacter stagni genome, TTCGACTGGCTGCAGCGCGAAGGCGCGGTGCCGGCCGAAGAAATGTGGCGCACGTTCAACTGCGGCGTCGGCTTCGTGCTGGTGGTCGCACCCGACGATGTGGCCGCGGTGAATGCGGACCTGGACCGCCTGGGACTGGCGCATCGCCCGATCGGCCAGGTCGTGAAGGCGACCTCGGCCGAGCGCGTGCGCATCGGCTGATCCTCGCGTTCCTGCGAGCCTGCGAGATCCGATGACCGCCGACGCCCTGCCGGGGGAATCCCGGACGCAAGGACCACGCAACGCCCTGTCGCCGCACAAGCGATGGGTGCTGTCGGCGCTGCTGGTCGTGTTCGTGCTCACCTGGCTCCGGCCGATCTGGCCGAAGGAACAGGCGCTGCACAGCGTGGGCACCGTCATCGCGGTGTTCTGGCTGTGGTGGCACGACCGCCACTGGCCCACGCGCACGCGCGACTTCGCGCTGGTCTGCGGCTTCCTGGCCGTGCACTGCCTGGCCGCACGCTGGCTGTATTCGAACGTTCCCTACGACGACTGGTTCCGCGCCGCATTGCACTGGTCGCCGCAGGAAGCCTTCGGCTGGCAGCGCAACCATGCCGACCGCTTCATCCACCTGATGTACGGCCTGTGCCTGACACCGTTGCTGTCGCTCCATGCGGCACAGCGTTGGCCGCGCATATCCGCATCGCAGGCCTTCGTACTCGCGGTGATGGCGATCATGTGCACCAGCCTGGTGTACGAGTGGATCGAATGGGGCATCGCGCTGACGATGTCGCCGCAGGAGGCGGAGTCGTACAACGGCCAGCAGGGCGACATGTGGGATGCACACGCCGACATGCTGCTGGCCACGCTGGGCGCACTGGCCACCTGGCCGCTGGCGTGCCCGGCCACGGCGCCGGTCGCAGGCGTGGTGGAGGCCGCCGGATGAGCGCACGCATCGCCATCCTGGTGTCCGGGCGCGGCAGCAATCTGCAGGCGATCCTGGACGCGATCGCCTCGGGCGCATTGCCCGCGCAGATCGTCGGCGTGTTCTCCGACAAGCCCGGCGCCGTCGGGCTGCAGCGGGTCGAGCCGGAACTGCGCTGGAGCGCGGATCCGAAAGCATTCCCCTCGCGCGAAGCCTTCGACGCGGCATTGGGCGACGCGATCGCGGAGCGCTCTCCGGACTGGGTGGTCTGCGCGGGCTATCTGCGCATTCTCGGCGAGTCGTTCGTGCAGCGGTTCCGTGGACGGCTGCTCAACATCCACCCATCGCTGCTGCCGCGCCATCGCGGCCTGCACACCCATGCACGGTGCCTGGCCGCCGGCGAGACTGAACACGGCGCCAGCGTGCATTTCGTCATTCCGGAACTCGACGCCGGCACGGTGATCGCGCAGGCGCGCGTGCCCGTGCTGCCGGGCGACGATGCCGACCGGCTGGCCGCACGCGTGCTGGAGGTCGAGCATCCCCTGCTGGTGGCGGTGCTGCGGCTGGCCGTCGAGGGGCGCTTGGCTGAACGGGGAACAACGGTCTTCATCGACGGTCATGGGTTGTTTACACCGCTCCTTCTAGATTCCGCCGGAGCCCTGCGCGCGCCCGGGTCCGGATCCGCCTGATCCCACGCGCGTTTCCCGCCATGAGTTCGATGAAACGCCTGATCCGTACGCTCCCGCTGCTGTTTGCCCTCGTCGCCTCGCCCGCGCTCGCACTCGAGCCGTTCGTGGCGAACTACCAGATCTTCCGCGGCGGCAAGCCCATGGGCGAAGCGACGATGCAGGTGGTGCCCGCGCAGGGCCTTCCGGGCAAGTGGCGCATCGACCTGGACATGCGCGGCACGCGCGGCCTGGTGGGGCTTGTGGGCGTCAACGCGCAGCAAAGCACGGTGTTCGACATGGTGGGCGAGACCTATCGCCCCATCACCCAGAGCACGGTCCGCAAGGCCGTGTTCCTGGGCCGCGAGATCACCGGCACCTACGACTGGAACACACACACCGCGCGCTGGACGGGTGATGTGAGCAAGAACCGCCGCGAGCCCGTGCCGCTGCACGACGGCGACATGAGCGCGTTGCTGATCAATCTGGCGATCATCCGCGATGCCCAACCGGGCCGTGAACTGGCCTATCGCTTCGTCGACAACGGGCGCGCTCGTGACCATCACTATGCGGTCGCGCAGGAACTGGAAGGCGTGAGCGTGGACGGCATGGGCTTCAACGCCATGCGCGTCAGCCGCGTTCAGGGCAGCGGCACGGACGAGACGGTAGTGTGGGTCGTCGAAGGCGTACCTACGCCCGTGCGCATCCTGCAGCGCGAGAACGGCGAAGACACCTACGACCTGCGCCTGGTCGACTACAAGGGAGCCTGACATGGCCAACCGACTCTTCCGCGCGATGCGTTCGCGAGTGCGGCCGTTTCTCTTCGCGACGGCCCTTGTCACGGCGAGCGCGCCGGCATGGGCGATCAAGCCCTTCTCCGCCGATTACCAGGCCAGCTACATGGGCATGCAGGGCAGTGGCCGCATGACCATCGCACCCGACGGCGGCAACCGATGGAAGTACAGCCTGACAGTGAGCAGCCCGTTGGCCGAGTTGCAGCAGGTCACAGTGTTCGAGGACCAGGGCGGGCAGTGGCGCCCGCTGTCGGGCTCCGACTCGTCCAAGGTGCTGACCAGGCGCCAGAACAAGAACGCCACGTACGACTGGTCGCGCGGTGTGGCGAGCTGGTCGGGCGACGTGAAACCCGAGCGCGCCGGCCCGATCAAACTGCAGGCCGGCGACCTGGACGCGCTGCTGGTCAATCTCGCCATCGTGCGTGATGTGCAGGCCGGCAAGGAGATGAGCTACCGCATGGTCGAGGACGGCCGCGTCAAGCAGCTGGACTACACCATCGCCGGCAAGGAGGCGATCACCATCGGCGGCCAGACGAAGCAGGCGACCAAGGTCATCGGCACGCAAGGCAGGAAGCAGATCATCGCGTGGATCGTCGACGGCATGCCGGTGCCCGCGCGCATCCTGCAACGCGACAAGGGCCAGGACACGATCGACCTGCGCATGAGCGGCGTGCGCTGACCCGCTCGCCCGCATGCCAGATAGTGAAAGCCCCGCATCGCGGGGCTTTTTTCATTGCTTGTCCGGCTTCACCACGGTGCGGCAATCCACCCGGAAGACCTTGTCGTCGCCGCGCCACGAGAACGCGCGGCATTCACGCGGGCCTTCGGTGGTGGTGGTGACCGTCACCGCGTAGAGCGACTGCAGCATCTCCTGCATCGTCGTGGTGCCGTCGCGGTTCCAGTCCATGTCCTTGCGGTCCAGCCCGCGCGTCGCCGCGGCGCCGCTGAAGTGCAGCCAGCCCAGCACGATCAGCAACATCACGAAGAAGCCCAGCGCCGCCAAGCGGCGCGCGGTGAACGGTGCGCGCTTGATCAGTGCCATGCGTCAGCCTGCGATGCGGCGGATCTTCGCGCCCAGCCCCGACAGCTTCTCTTCGATGTTCTCGTAGCCGCGGTCGAGGTGGTAGATGCGGTCGATGGTGGTCGAACCCTCCGCCACCAGGCCGGCCAGCACCAGCGACGCCGATGCGCGCAGGTCGGTCGCCATCACCGGCGCGCCGCTCAGGCGCGGCACGCCGCGGATGATCGCGGTATGGCCTTCCACGCGGATGTCCGCACCCAGACGCTGCAGTTCCGAGACATGCATGAAGCGGTTTTCGAAGATGGTTTCGTTGATCACGCCCACGCCGTCGGCGATGCAGTTCATCGCCATGAACTGCGCCTGCATGTCGGTCGGGAACGCCGGGTGCGGCGCGGTGGTCAGGTCCACGGCGCGCGGGCGGCGGCCGCCCATGTCCAGGGTGATGCGATCGCCGTCGACGGTGATGTCCGCGCCGGCCGTCTTGAGCTTGTCGATCACCGCATCGAGCGTGTCCGGGCGCGCGCGACGCACGGTCACGCGGCCGCCGGTCATCGCCGCGGCGACGAGGAACGTGCCGGTCTCGATGCGGTCGGGCAGCACGTCGTGGCTGCCACCATGCAGGCGCTCCACGCCATGCACGACGATGCGGCCGCTGCCGGCGTGCTCGATGTTCGCGCCCAGCGCGTTGAGGCAATCGGCCAGGTCCACGATCTCCGGCTCCATCGCGGCGTTTTCCAGCACGCTGGTGCCTTCGGCGAGCGCGGCGGCCATCAGCACGTTCTCCGTGCCGGTCACCGTGACCATGTCGAACACGAAACGCGCGCCCTTCAGGCGGCCGTTGCGGTGCGCCTTGATGAAGCCGTTCTCGACGGTGATCTCAGCGCCCAGGGCCTGCAGGCCCTTGATGTGCTGGTCCACCGGACGCGAACCGATGGCGCAGCCGCCGGGCAGCGACACTTCCGCCGCACCGTACTTCGCCAGCAGTGGGCCCAGCACCAGCACGGAGGCGCGCATGGTCTTGACCAGTTCGTACGGGGCGACGTGGCTGTGCACCGTGGTGGGATCGACCACCATGCCGCGTCCCCTGCCCAGCGTGCCCTCGTCCACCGTAATGCCCGCGCCCAGCTCACCCAGCAGCTTGGCGGTGGTCACCACGTCGTGCAGGTGCGGCACGTTGGTGATGGACACCGGGCCGTCGGCGAGCAACGTGGCGCACAGGATCGGCAGCACTGCGTTCTTCGCACCGGAAATCTGCACCTCGCCATTGAGCGTGGCGCCGCCTTCTACAACGATCTTCTGCATGGGAATGGGGACTGGAAAATGAGGGAACGGGATGGCTGGTCGCACGAAGCGGCGTGGTCGCCGCCGCCGTCCTTACGGCCGGTTGCCGGCTTCTTCCGGCGTCAGGGTCTTCAGGGCCAGCGCGTGGATCTCGCCGCCCATGCGCTCACCCAGGGTCGCGTACACCAGCCGGTGGCGGGCCAGCGGCAGCTTGCCGCGGAAGGCTTCGGCCACCACGGTCGCCTCGAAATGCACGCCGTCGTCACCGCGCACGTCCGCGCTGGCGCCGGGCAGGCCCTGTTCGATGAGCTGTCGGATGGTGTCGGGATTCACGTAAGGACCTCGGAGAGCATGGGCCCGCGGCAGCGGCCGCGCATGTCGCGGAGGACCGTTGCCCGGGCATTGACGGGCGTTTGGCGGGCGAACCGCATAGAATTCTCGGATTAGCCTAACGGAAAGGCCCCCGGTCCGAAATGGCACGCCCCATGGCAAGCATCCCCGTACCCGCCCCTGTCCACGCCGACGACCCCACCGCACTGGCGGCGAGCGGCCGTCGCGTGTTCGAGCTCGAAGCCCAGGCCCTGGCCGCCGTTGCGTCACGCATCGACGGCGACTTCAGCGCCGCCTGCCGGCTGATCCTCGCCTCCACCGGGCGCGTGGTCTGTACCGGCATGGGCAAGTCCGGCCACATCGCGCGCAAGATCGCGGCGACCCTGGCCTCCACCGGCACGCCCGCGTTCTACGTGCATCCCGGCGAGGCCGGGCACGGCGACCTGGGCATGATCACCGACGTCGACATCGTCCTGGCCCTGTCGTACTCCGGCGAGAGCGATGAAGTGCTGATGCTGCTGCCGGTGCTCAAGCGCCAGGGCAACAAGCTGATCGCGATGACCGGTCGCCCGAAGTCCTCGCTGGCAAGGGAGGCCGATGTCCATCTGGACGTGAGCGTGACCACCGAGGCATGCCCCCTCGACCTGGCGCCGACCTCCAGCACCACTGCCTCGCTGGCGATGGGCGATGCGCTCGCCGTCGCGCTGCTGGACGCACGCGGCTTCACCGCCGACGACTTCGCGCGTTCGCACCCGGCCGGCTCGCTCGGCCGCCGCCTGCTGCTGCACATCGCCGACATCATGCACGCCGGTAACGACGTGCCGCGGGTGCACGCCGATGCCAGCATCAGCGAAGCACTGGTGGAGATGAGCCGCAAGCGCCTGGGCATGACCGCGGTGGTCGACGACGACAACCGCCTGCTCGGCCTCTACACGGACGGCGACCTGCGCCGCACACTGGACGAGTCGCGTCTGGACCTGCGCAACACGCGCATCGTCGAGGTGATGACCCGTTCGCCCAAGACCATCGGCTCCGACGCCATGGCCGTGGAAGCGGCGCAACTGATGGAGGCGCACAAGATCAGCGGCCTGCTCGTCGTCGATGGCGAAGGTCGCGTCGTGGGTGCGCTCAATATTCATGACCTGTTGCGCGCACGGGTGGTTTAAGAACGGAAGGGGCAGTGAACCCACCACGCCTTTCGAATCGCCAGCCACCTTCGGAAGTCCCGTTCCCAGCCTCTGATCCCAATCCCGATCTCAATGCCCTATAGCCATCTCAACGACTACCCCGCCGACGTCCGCGAGCGTGCCGCCCGCATTCGCCTGGCGTGTTTCGACGTCGATGGCACGCTGACCGACGGGCGCCTGTATTTCGATGGCGAAGGCAACGAA is a window encoding:
- the purN gene encoding phosphoribosylglycinamide formyltransferase; translation: MSARIAILVSGRGSNLQAILDAIASGALPAQIVGVFSDKPGAVGLQRVEPELRWSADPKAFPSREAFDAALGDAIAERSPDWVVCAGYLRILGESFVQRFRGRLLNIHPSLLPRHRGLHTHARCLAAGETEHGASVHFVIPELDAGTVIAQARVPVLPGDDADRLAARVLEVEHPLLVAVLRLAVEGRLAERGTTVFIDGHGLFTPLLLDSAGALRAPGSGSA
- the murA gene encoding UDP-N-acetylglucosamine 1-carboxyvinyltransferase; the protein is MQKIVVEGGATLNGEVQISGAKNAVLPILCATLLADGPVSITNVPHLHDVVTTAKLLGELGAGITVDEGTLGRGRGMVVDPTTVHSHVAPYELVKTMRASVLVLGPLLAKYGAAEVSLPGGCAIGSRPVDQHIKGLQALGAEITVENGFIKAHRNGRLKGARFVFDMVTVTGTENVLMAAALAEGTSVLENAAMEPEIVDLADCLNALGANIEHAGSGRIVVHGVERLHGGSHDVLPDRIETGTFLVAAAMTGGRVTVRRARPDTLDAVIDKLKTAGADITVDGDRITLDMGGRRPRAVDLTTAPHPAFPTDMQAQFMAMNCIADGVGVINETIFENRFMHVSELQRLGADIRVEGHTAIIRGVPRLSGAPVMATDLRASASLVLAGLVAEGSTTIDRIYHLDRGYENIEEKLSGLGAKIRRIAG
- a CDS encoding KpsF/GutQ family sugar-phosphate isomerase, translated to MASIPVPAPVHADDPTALAASGRRVFELEAQALAAVASRIDGDFSAACRLILASTGRVVCTGMGKSGHIARKIAATLASTGTPAFYVHPGEAGHGDLGMITDVDIVLALSYSGESDEVLMLLPVLKRQGNKLIAMTGRPKSSLAREADVHLDVSVTTEACPLDLAPTSSTTASLAMGDALAVALLDARGFTADDFARSHPAGSLGRRLLLHIADIMHAGNDVPRVHADASISEALVEMSRKRLGMTAVVDDDNRLLGLYTDGDLRRTLDESRLDLRNTRIVEVMTRSPKTIGSDAMAVEAAQLMEAHKISGLLVVDGEGRVVGALNIHDLLRARVV
- a CDS encoding DUF2238 domain-containing protein encodes the protein MTADALPGESRTQGPRNALSPHKRWVLSALLVVFVLTWLRPIWPKEQALHSVGTVIAVFWLWWHDRHWPTRTRDFALVCGFLAVHCLAARWLYSNVPYDDWFRAALHWSPQEAFGWQRNHADRFIHLMYGLCLTPLLSLHAAQRWPRISASQAFVLAVMAIMCTSLVYEWIEWGIALTMSPQEAESYNGQQGDMWDAHADMLLATLGALATWPLACPATAPVAGVVEAAG
- a CDS encoding EF-hand domain-containing protein, with protein sequence MALIKRAPFTARRLAALGFFVMLLIVLGWLHFSGAAATRGLDRKDMDWNRDGTTTMQEMLQSLYAVTVTTTTEGPRECRAFSWRGDDKVFRVDCRTVVKPDKQ
- a CDS encoding BolA family protein; the encoded protein is MNPDTIRQLIEQGLPGASADVRGDDGVHFEATVVAEAFRGKLPLARHRLVYATLGERMGGEIHALALKTLTPEEAGNRP
- a CDS encoding DUF3108 domain-containing protein, which produces MSSMKRLIRTLPLLFALVASPALALEPFVANYQIFRGGKPMGEATMQVVPAQGLPGKWRIDLDMRGTRGLVGLVGVNAQQSTVFDMVGETYRPITQSTVRKAVFLGREITGTYDWNTHTARWTGDVSKNRREPVPLHDGDMSALLINLAIIRDAQPGRELAYRFVDNGRARDHHYAVAQELEGVSVDGMGFNAMRVSRVQGSGTDETVVWVVEGVPTPVRILQRENGEDTYDLRLVDYKGA
- a CDS encoding DUF3108 domain-containing protein; the encoded protein is MANRLFRAMRSRVRPFLFATALVTASAPAWAIKPFSADYQASYMGMQGSGRMTIAPDGGNRWKYSLTVSSPLAELQQVTVFEDQGGQWRPLSGSDSSKVLTRRQNKNATYDWSRGVASWSGDVKPERAGPIKLQAGDLDALLVNLAIVRDVQAGKEMSYRMVEDGRVKQLDYTIAGKEAITIGGQTKQATKVIGTQGRKQIIAWIVDGMPVPARILQRDKGQDTIDLRMSGVR